In Hymenobacter sublimis, a single genomic region encodes these proteins:
- a CDS encoding M1 family metallopeptidase, whose translation MKRCISLCGLAILPLLSHAQQATTTWQQQANYSIDVTLDDQQHTLSGREELVYTNNSPDALPYIWFHLWPNAYRDNNTAFARQQLRNGSRKFQFAKPEQRGFIDGLAFQVNGQPATLQYDAANPDMAKLVLPQPLAPGASITITTPFRVKIPNSFSRFGHVDQSYQITQWYPKPAVYDRKGWHQMPYLDQGEFYSEFGSFDVRITLPANYVVGATGVLQNPDEQQRLDQLAATTAAKKTQKDFGDDLKFPASSSDTKTLRYVQDRVHDFAWFADKRFNVLKSGVTLPSGRQVTSWVLFTNKDAEKWIKGLTDVNKALTSYSEWVGEYPYASATAVDGALSAGSGMEYPMVTVTQPSAIVHEVGHNWFYGILASNERDFPWLDEGVNSYVENRVAERENPTAGQLEFLVKSSRLARTLGVDGLPAAALNQVPFQAVASRGLDQPVSGISSAEYGKLNYGLIVYGKTAALLRYLAGYLGQEKFDAAMHAYYQRWQFRHPYPEDMQAVFEETSGQKLDWFFRDMLTTQNRYEAAVSDLLVQNETVKVLVRNDSPAPFAVPVATLDAQGNVLETQWTPAFGGTEDDEQDETQLNFRRAGVVSVVVDPGYLTPQLNRRDDRMNLSGSLRTWEPLRLKPLASIERWDRHTINWLPVIGANTSDKFMLGAAFYNNALAPKRLNYLAMPMYSFNRNELNGIGTLNLNVLPRTVARQLLTGIQVQRFERYRKIEPSVTLLLPHSAFNQPQHLLRFANTTVRNQNLGQTSSFQTLEYRVQHKNALQSWGAHVEFNYMTPDVEVDNTDREAALLRATATYSRYYNAKKQIRARLFGGRFLKSGAESPFVIGLSGSPDYRRQTAFLDRQQISDTYTAQRHQTDDRDGAFKAYLPVGSRRWLSTLGVEADLPVTSLAVFADLGATKEFQTVGPGLEAQRLYYDAGLVVPIAKNILRLYLPVAGSQYANGLPDSRKDFTDRIRFVLHLEELNPFRVLNEQLAQ comes from the coding sequence ATGAAAAGATGTATAAGCCTATGTGGCCTAGCTATTCTACCCCTTTTAAGCCACGCCCAGCAGGCCACTACTACCTGGCAGCAGCAAGCTAACTACTCCATTGATGTTACCCTAGACGACCAGCAGCACACGCTCAGCGGCCGGGAGGAACTGGTATACACCAACAACTCCCCGGATGCGCTGCCCTACATCTGGTTTCACCTCTGGCCCAACGCCTACCGCGACAATAACACGGCTTTTGCCCGCCAGCAGCTCCGCAACGGCAGCCGCAAGTTTCAATTTGCCAAACCTGAGCAACGTGGCTTTATTGACGGCTTGGCTTTTCAAGTGAACGGCCAGCCGGCCACGCTGCAGTACGATGCCGCCAACCCCGACATGGCTAAGCTGGTTTTACCCCAGCCGCTTGCTCCGGGGGCCAGCATCACCATTACCACGCCGTTCCGGGTTAAGATTCCGAATTCCTTTTCCCGCTTTGGCCACGTCGACCAGAGCTACCAGATAACGCAGTGGTACCCCAAGCCCGCTGTGTACGACCGTAAAGGCTGGCACCAGATGCCCTACCTCGACCAGGGCGAGTTCTACTCGGAGTTTGGCTCCTTTGATGTGCGCATTACCCTGCCGGCCAACTACGTGGTAGGCGCCACGGGCGTGCTGCAAAACCCCGATGAGCAGCAGCGCCTCGATCAGCTGGCAGCTACCACGGCCGCTAAGAAAACCCAAAAAGATTTCGGCGACGACCTCAAGTTTCCGGCTTCCTCCTCCGATACCAAAACCCTGCGCTACGTGCAGGACCGGGTGCACGACTTCGCCTGGTTTGCCGATAAGCGCTTTAACGTGCTCAAAAGCGGCGTTACGCTCCCCTCCGGTCGGCAGGTCACTTCCTGGGTTCTGTTCACCAACAAGGACGCCGAAAAGTGGATTAAAGGCCTCACGGATGTAAACAAGGCCCTTACCTCCTACTCCGAGTGGGTAGGCGAATACCCCTACGCCTCCGCTACCGCCGTGGACGGGGCCCTGAGTGCCGGTTCCGGCATGGAATACCCCATGGTAACGGTAACCCAACCTTCGGCCATTGTGCACGAGGTAGGCCACAACTGGTTTTATGGCATTTTGGCTTCCAATGAGCGGGACTTCCCCTGGCTGGACGAGGGCGTCAACTCCTACGTGGAAAACCGCGTGGCCGAGCGCGAAAATCCTACGGCCGGGCAGCTGGAGTTTCTGGTGAAGTCGTCGCGCCTGGCCCGCACGCTAGGCGTTGACGGTTTGCCGGCCGCAGCCCTGAATCAGGTGCCTTTTCAGGCCGTGGCCTCGCGGGGCCTCGATCAGCCAGTAAGCGGTATTTCTTCCGCCGAGTACGGCAAGCTGAACTACGGGCTGATTGTGTACGGCAAAACGGCCGCTCTGCTGCGCTACCTGGCCGGGTACCTGGGCCAGGAGAAGTTCGACGCGGCCATGCACGCTTACTACCAGCGCTGGCAGTTTCGGCACCCCTACCCCGAGGACATGCAGGCGGTATTCGAAGAAACCAGCGGCCAGAAGCTGGATTGGTTTTTCCGCGACATGCTCACGACCCAAAACCGCTACGAAGCTGCCGTATCTGACCTGCTAGTGCAGAATGAGACGGTGAAAGTGCTGGTGCGCAATGATTCGCCCGCGCCCTTTGCCGTGCCCGTTGCTACCCTCGATGCCCAAGGCAACGTGCTGGAAACCCAGTGGACGCCCGCGTTCGGCGGTACTGAGGACGATGAACAGGATGAAACGCAGCTAAACTTCCGCCGGGCCGGCGTGGTCAGCGTGGTGGTCGACCCTGGCTACCTCACGCCCCAGCTCAACCGTCGCGACGACCGAATGAACCTCAGCGGCTCACTGCGGACCTGGGAGCCCTTGCGCCTGAAGCCGCTAGCCAGCATAGAGCGTTGGGACCGGCATACCATCAACTGGCTACCCGTAATCGGAGCTAATACGTCCGACAAGTTCATGCTGGGGGCTGCCTTTTATAACAACGCCCTGGCGCCCAAGCGGCTCAACTACCTGGCCATGCCCATGTACAGCTTTAACCGCAACGAGCTGAACGGTATTGGTACGCTGAACTTGAATGTGCTACCCCGCACGGTAGCCCGCCAGCTGCTCACCGGCATCCAGGTACAGCGTTTTGAGCGCTACCGCAAAATAGAACCCAGCGTTACGCTGCTCCTACCCCACTCGGCCTTCAACCAGCCCCAGCATTTACTGCGCTTTGCCAATACCACCGTGCGCAACCAGAACCTGGGCCAGACCAGCAGCTTCCAGACCTTGGAGTACCGGGTGCAGCACAAAAATGCCCTGCAGAGCTGGGGCGCGCACGTTGAATTCAACTACATGACACCCGATGTAGAGGTAGACAACACCGACCGGGAAGCTGCCCTGCTGCGGGCCACGGCAACGTACAGCCGTTACTATAACGCCAAGAAACAGATTCGGGCCCGCTTGTTTGGGGGCAGATTCCTGAAATCTGGAGCCGAAAGTCCCTTTGTCATTGGCTTAAGCGGTAGCCCCGATTACCGCCGCCAGACGGCCTTCCTGGACCGGCAGCAGATTTCTGATACGTACACGGCCCAGCGTCATCAAACCGACGATCGGGACGGCGCGTTCAAGGCCTACCTGCCCGTCGGCAGCCGACGGTGGCTCAGCACCCTGGGCGTGGAAGCCGACTTGCCCGTAACTTCCCTGGCCGTTTTTGCCGATCTGGGCGCAACCAAGGAGTTCCAGACCGTAGGCCCCGGCTTGGAGGCCCAACGCCTGTACTACGACGCGGGCCTGGTAGTACCCATTGCCAAGAACATCCTGCGGCTTTACTTACCTGTCGCTGGCTCGCAGTACGCGAACGGCCTGCCCGACAGTCGCAAGGATTTTACCGACCGAATTCGCTTTGTGCTGCACCTAGAGGAGTTGAACCCCTTCCGGGTTTTAAATGAGCAATTAGCGCAGTAG
- a CDS encoding inorganic diphosphatase, with protein MKFMRLRWYLLLAEIGAASLAGCQTDYADLPTFSAERKLLQVVVEMPAGTSREQRYNAQTHEFQPLEQAGTDQLIEFLPVPGNLGFIPGTNVSAPGRPQETDGPVPALVLAEGQPAGTVLEVVPVALLLLDVNGALQPLVVAVPARPAQRILPDVTDWATLNRRYPGVRQSLSLWFQHRGRPGETRIAGWKDEKAAEQYIRRWLQ; from the coding sequence ATGAAATTCATGCGTTTGCGTTGGTATCTACTGCTGGCCGAAATCGGCGCGGCTTCGTTGGCGGGCTGCCAAACGGATTACGCCGATTTGCCTACCTTTTCGGCCGAGCGCAAGCTCTTGCAGGTGGTAGTGGAAATGCCCGCTGGCACCAGCCGCGAGCAGCGCTACAACGCCCAAACGCATGAATTTCAACCCTTGGAGCAGGCTGGCACTGACCAGCTAATAGAATTTCTGCCGGTGCCGGGCAACCTGGGCTTTATTCCGGGTACCAACGTCAGCGCGCCCGGCCGTCCTCAGGAAACGGACGGGCCCGTGCCGGCGCTGGTGTTAGCCGAAGGGCAGCCCGCGGGCACCGTGCTGGAGGTAGTACCCGTGGCCCTGCTGCTGCTCGATGTGAACGGGGCCCTGCAGCCGCTGGTCGTGGCGGTTCCGGCGCGACCGGCCCAGCGCATCCTGCCGGATGTCACGGATTGGGCTACCCTGAACCGCCGCTACCCAGGCGTGCGCCAGTCGCTGAGCCTGTGGTTCCAGCACCGCGGCCGCCCCGGCGAAACCCGCATTGCTGGCTGGAAAGACGAGAAGGCAGCGGAACAATACATTCGTCGCTGGCTGCAGTAA
- a CDS encoding DNA repair ATPase: MKRGVLFSLLLMLATSVTSFAQKSPVDETDMAVKGIPRKGQRVSVQLDSKRVEDSWKKQLDEQFGSKVKADKGVYTMDGVVIDAVSKTPVRVISKVDAVPTGTTIWWSIDLGNAYLGKEATPVQWKAAEGYLKDFARKLYREDLAVQVAEAEKALVSSQNNHMAVISKADAIKKDIEKNKARKIEIQQQLAQNAAELQQYNNQVDMNLKEQEAARADIVNMRVALEAVKERMNKIE, translated from the coding sequence ATGAAACGAGGCGTACTCTTTTCTTTGCTGCTGATGTTGGCAACATCGGTGACTAGCTTCGCGCAAAAGTCGCCGGTTGATGAAACGGACATGGCTGTAAAAGGCATTCCGCGTAAGGGGCAGCGGGTTTCTGTGCAGCTGGATAGCAAGCGCGTAGAAGACTCCTGGAAAAAGCAGCTGGACGAGCAGTTCGGTAGCAAAGTGAAAGCTGACAAAGGCGTATACACCATGGACGGAGTCGTGATTGACGCCGTTTCTAAGACGCCAGTACGCGTAATCAGCAAAGTAGACGCCGTGCCCACCGGTACGACCATCTGGTGGTCGATTGACTTGGGTAACGCCTACCTGGGCAAAGAGGCTACGCCGGTGCAGTGGAAAGCTGCTGAAGGCTACCTGAAAGACTTCGCCCGCAAGCTCTACCGCGAAGACTTGGCTGTACAGGTTGCCGAAGCCGAGAAAGCCCTCGTGTCGTCGCAGAACAACCACATGGCGGTTATCTCGAAGGCCGATGCCATCAAGAAGGACATCGAGAAAAACAAAGCGCGCAAGATTGAAATCCAGCAGCAGCTGGCCCAGAACGCCGCTGAACTGCAGCAGTACAACAACCAGGTTGACATGAACCTGAAAGAGCAGGAAGCTGCCCGCGCCGACATTGTGAACATGCGCGTAGCCCTCGAGGCCGTAAAGGAGCGCATGAACAAGATTGAGTAG
- a CDS encoding 6-pyruvoyl trahydropterin synthase family protein, with translation MPITVCRKEHFNAAHRLHNPAWNDEQNQTTFGKCNNPHYHGHNYELIVRLTGDIDPATGYVYDMKRLSDLIKREILDTFDHRNLNLDTEEFRHLNPTAENIAVVIWNRLRPHVEEHLAMSVTLYETERNFVEYHG, from the coding sequence ATGCCTATCACTGTTTGCCGCAAAGAACACTTCAACGCTGCCCATCGCCTGCACAACCCGGCCTGGAATGACGAGCAGAACCAGACTACGTTTGGCAAGTGCAACAACCCTCATTATCACGGCCATAACTACGAGCTCATTGTTCGCCTGACCGGCGACATTGACCCCGCTACGGGCTACGTGTATGATATGAAGCGGTTGAGCGACCTGATCAAGCGCGAGATTCTGGATACCTTTGACCACCGAAATCTGAATCTGGACACGGAAGAGTTTCGCCACCTTAACCCGACGGCTGAAAATATTGCTGTCGTGATTTGGAATCGGCTGCGCCCGCACGTGGAAGAGCACTTAGCCATGTCGGTTACGCTGTACGAGACCGAACGCAATTTTGTAGAATACCATGGATAA
- the folE gene encoding GTP cyclohydrolase I FolE, producing the protein MDNPAAAASTADGTAARPAIDVELPADLRTPLRADAFQLSDDEKIAAIAEHFHDIMQILGLDLTDDSLSGTPKRVAKMYVQEWFKGLDPKHRPDVKLFENRYQYRNVLVERDITLFSCCEHHFVPIIGKAHVAYLPGEHVVGLSKLNRVVQYFARRPQVQERLTRQIAEELKTTLRSDDVAVLIEADHLCVMSRGVNDTSSSTLTAEYSGAFVRDEALRSEFLRLIGK; encoded by the coding sequence ATGGATAACCCCGCTGCTGCAGCCTCCACCGCGGATGGTACCGCAGCCCGCCCCGCCATCGACGTAGAGTTGCCAGCTGATTTGCGCACGCCCCTCCGGGCCGACGCCTTTCAGCTCAGCGACGACGAAAAAATTGCCGCCATTGCCGAGCACTTCCACGACATCATGCAGATTCTGGGGCTGGACCTCACGGATGACAGCCTGAGTGGCACGCCCAAGCGCGTGGCCAAGATGTACGTGCAGGAGTGGTTCAAGGGCCTCGACCCCAAGCATCGGCCCGATGTAAAGCTGTTCGAGAACCGCTACCAGTACCGGAATGTGCTGGTGGAGCGCGACATTACGCTGTTTTCTTGCTGTGAACACCACTTCGTGCCCATCATCGGCAAGGCCCACGTGGCCTATTTACCGGGTGAGCATGTGGTGGGCCTGAGCAAGCTTAACCGGGTAGTACAGTACTTTGCCCGCCGCCCCCAGGTGCAGGAGCGCCTGACCCGCCAGATTGCAGAGGAGCTGAAAACTACCCTGCGCAGCGACGACGTAGCCGTCCTTATTGAGGCCGATCATTTGTGCGTGATGAGCCGGGGCGTGAACGATACGAGTAGCAGCACCCTAACGGCGGAATACAGCGGCGCCTTTGTCCGCGACGAAGCATTGCGCTCCGAGTTCCTGCGGCTGATTGGCAAATAA
- a CDS encoding TIGR01777 family oxidoreductase — protein MSRKVLITGGTGMIGTRLAEMLIDAGYEVALLSRTPGSGRYRSFRWDPLAGTIDEAAVPYADYIINLAGSSVSDGKWTQERKREILSSRLAGTQLMARELAKSSHHVQTFISASAIGIYGDRDDQIVTEETAPAPDDFLAEVCQQWEAAAQNVATDGIRTAIFRIGIVLSPEGGALVPLARTVKMMAGAPLGSGKQYMSWIHLDDLCRLFIQAMEEPQWQGTYNAVSPNPVTNKEFTETLAAVLHRPLVLPKVPEFGLKLMMGEMSEIVLASQRVSAEKTLKQGFKFEFSTLREALKSFYGEE, from the coding sequence ATGTCGCGCAAAGTTTTAATTACCGGGGGCACCGGCATGATTGGCACCCGCCTCGCCGAAATGTTGATTGATGCCGGGTATGAAGTAGCCCTGCTGAGCCGCACTCCCGGTAGCGGCCGCTACCGCAGCTTCCGCTGGGACCCATTAGCCGGCACCATTGATGAAGCGGCCGTACCCTACGCCGACTACATTATCAACCTGGCTGGCAGCAGCGTTTCGGATGGCAAATGGACTCAGGAGCGCAAGCGGGAAATCCTGTCGAGCCGGCTGGCTGGCACCCAGCTGATGGCCCGGGAACTGGCGAAAAGCTCCCACCACGTGCAAACCTTTATATCGGCGTCGGCCATTGGTATCTACGGCGACCGGGACGACCAGATAGTAACGGAAGAAACGGCCCCCGCCCCCGATGATTTCCTGGCAGAAGTATGCCAGCAGTGGGAAGCAGCAGCCCAAAACGTAGCCACCGACGGCATCCGCACCGCCATTTTCCGAATTGGCATTGTACTCAGCCCGGAGGGTGGGGCCTTGGTGCCGTTGGCGCGCACGGTGAAGATGATGGCGGGTGCTCCGCTGGGCTCCGGCAAGCAATACATGTCCTGGATTCACCTCGACGACCTGTGCCGCCTGTTTATTCAGGCCATGGAGGAGCCGCAGTGGCAGGGCACCTACAATGCCGTGTCGCCCAATCCTGTTACCAACAAGGAATTCACTGAAACCCTCGCAGCCGTGCTGCACCGCCCACTGGTATTGCCTAAAGTGCCCGAGTTCGGCCTGAAGCTGATGATGGGCGAAATGAGCGAAATCGTGTTGGCTAGTCAGCGGGTAAGCGCCGAGAAAACCCTGAAGCAAGGCTTCAAGTTTGAGTTTTCTACCCTTCGGGAAGCGCTTAAGTCGTTTTACGGGGAGGAGTAG
- a CDS encoding transglycosylase domain-containing protein, with product MSAPQSSKTTSPALPPRRWPNILSRTLWGIFVLGAGTFLLYPILVSMNFLFLFGKSPSLEELENPRVEQPSEVYTADGVHIGRYFRENRSPVPLSKMSPWLIKALVATEDVRYQDHSGIDPKAIARAVLGAATGGSGGGGSTITQQLAKNLYKTRRKENTGLLGHLPLVGTIISKTKEWLTAVELERRYTKDEILALYFNTVEYGSQAYGIKVAAKTFYSTSPDSLTIEQAATLVGMLNNPTAYNPKFHPVASRKRRDLVLTRMGQAGVLTPEQVKSEQATPIVLQYQVEKHVDGPETYFRGAVSQFVNEWCKKNGYDMYRDGLRIYTTIDSRMQGYAEEAVQKKMKTLQRTFDNFWRNRGKDPWVDEEGNEIPNFIETQMKRTEQYKELASRYEGRPDLLDSALHRKRPMKVFTWKGDGDTTLVMSPLDSLAYYKHFLHAGMMTMDPFTGQIKAWVGGLNYRFFQYDHVRQGKRQAGSTFKPFVYLTALDNGYSPCDRIRDERVTINYVENGQPMEWKPDNVTREYTGMNMTLRYAMARSVNSVTAQLTEKVGWENVAKYANKVGIRSKLLPVPSIGLGSGGDVSVYEMVNAYSTFVNQGFRPEPMLVTRIEDRNGNVIVQFDPQQKRVIPAETAWLMTYMLRGGMEEPGGTSQALWDYELWRKNNQIGGKTGTTSNYSDGWYMGVTKDLVTGVWVGGEDRSIHFLNSQQGEGGRTALPIFGTYMEKLYQDPELDIRMGPFPQPTVKISKKYVCVTAEPRRRREAETVDTIVVDNLLENLNNGTVPVPDSL from the coding sequence ATGTCTGCTCCTCAGTCGTCGAAAACAACTTCCCCAGCCCTGCCACCCCGCCGTTGGCCTAACATCCTTTCCCGCACGCTGTGGGGAATTTTTGTGCTGGGCGCGGGTACTTTCCTGCTCTACCCCATTCTGGTGAGCATGAACTTTCTGTTCCTGTTTGGTAAGTCGCCGAGCCTGGAGGAGCTGGAGAATCCCCGGGTAGAGCAGCCCTCCGAAGTGTACACCGCCGATGGCGTACACATAGGCCGCTACTTCCGCGAAAACCGCTCCCCGGTGCCCCTGAGCAAGATGTCGCCCTGGCTGATTAAGGCCCTGGTGGCCACCGAGGACGTGCGCTACCAAGACCACTCCGGCATCGACCCCAAGGCCATTGCCCGGGCCGTGCTGGGCGCCGCTACCGGCGGCAGTGGGGGCGGGGGTTCTACCATTACCCAGCAGCTGGCCAAAAACCTCTACAAAACCCGCCGCAAGGAAAATACCGGCCTGCTGGGCCATTTGCCGCTGGTGGGCACCATCATCAGCAAAACCAAGGAGTGGCTGACAGCCGTGGAGCTGGAGCGCCGCTACACCAAGGATGAAATTCTGGCCCTGTACTTCAATACCGTCGAGTACGGCTCCCAGGCCTACGGCATCAAGGTAGCGGCCAAAACTTTCTACAGCACCTCCCCCGACAGCCTGACCATTGAGCAGGCTGCTACCCTGGTGGGCATGCTCAACAACCCCACGGCCTACAACCCCAAGTTTCACCCCGTAGCCTCCCGCAAGCGCCGCGACCTGGTGCTCACGCGCATGGGCCAGGCTGGAGTGCTCACGCCGGAGCAGGTAAAGTCGGAGCAGGCCACGCCCATCGTGCTCCAATACCAGGTAGAAAAACACGTCGATGGGCCCGAAACGTACTTCCGCGGGGCTGTAAGCCAATTCGTGAACGAGTGGTGCAAGAAGAACGGCTACGACATGTACCGCGACGGATTGCGCATCTATACCACCATCGACTCGCGCATGCAGGGCTACGCCGAGGAGGCGGTGCAAAAGAAGATGAAGACCCTGCAGCGCACCTTCGACAACTTCTGGCGCAACCGCGGCAAGGACCCCTGGGTAGACGAGGAAGGCAATGAGATTCCCAATTTCATCGAAACCCAGATGAAGCGCACCGAGCAGTACAAGGAGCTGGCCTCCCGCTACGAAGGCCGGCCTGACTTGCTCGACTCGGCTCTGCACCGCAAGCGCCCCATGAAGGTCTTTACCTGGAAGGGCGACGGGGATACTACCCTGGTCATGTCGCCGCTTGATTCGCTGGCTTACTACAAGCACTTCCTGCACGCGGGCATGATGACCATGGACCCGTTCACGGGCCAGATCAAGGCTTGGGTGGGCGGACTTAACTACCGCTTCTTCCAGTACGACCACGTGCGCCAAGGCAAGCGCCAGGCCGGCTCTACCTTCAAGCCCTTCGTTTACCTTACGGCCCTCGACAACGGCTACTCGCCCTGCGACCGAATCCGGGATGAGCGGGTAACCATCAACTACGTGGAAAACGGCCAGCCCATGGAGTGGAAGCCTGACAACGTGACCCGCGAGTACACCGGCATGAACATGACCCTGCGCTACGCCATGGCCCGCTCGGTGAACTCCGTCACGGCCCAGCTCACCGAGAAAGTAGGCTGGGAAAACGTGGCTAAGTACGCCAACAAGGTCGGTATCCGGAGCAAGCTGCTGCCTGTACCCAGCATCGGCCTCGGCTCGGGCGGCGACGTAAGCGTGTACGAAATGGTGAATGCCTACAGCACCTTTGTGAACCAAGGCTTCCGCCCTGAGCCCATGCTGGTAACCCGCATTGAGGACCGCAACGGCAACGTCATTGTGCAGTTCGACCCCCAGCAGAAGCGCGTGATTCCGGCCGAAACGGCCTGGCTGATGACCTACATGTTGCGCGGCGGCATGGAGGAGCCCGGCGGCACCTCTCAGGCCCTCTGGGACTACGAGCTGTGGCGCAAAAACAACCAAATCGGGGGCAAAACCGGCACCACCAGCAACTACTCCGATGGCTGGTATATGGGCGTGACCAAGGACTTGGTAACGGGCGTGTGGGTAGGCGGCGAGGACCGGAGCATTCACTTCCTGAACTCCCAGCAGGGCGAAGGCGGCCGTACGGCCCTACCCATCTTTGGTACTTACATGGAAAAGCTCTACCAGGACCCCGAGCTGGACATCCGCATGGGCCCGTTCCCGCAGCCTACCGTCAAAATCAGCAAGAAATACGTGTGCGTAACCGCCGAACCGCGCCGTCGCCGTGAAGCTGAAACCGTGGATACCATCGTGGTCGACAACCTGCTGGAAAACCTCAACAACGGCACCGTCCCCGTCCCGGACAGTTTGTAG
- a CDS encoding DUF4153 domain-containing protein yields the protein MTSFSVSAPAAAAPVTRRAALPLTSLQKVLLPLGAVLFDVLFWNQEVGLNLSVYTLFVVGATLAGLPRRAAAWRSGYFRLMLGGTLVSVGCVLLLGSGAAKLACVASLLLLLGYVNQPHLKLLAFALLTSLTSAARVVPGLLPYLRLPSGGAGRWSRTRFYGRLLLMPLVVLGVFHLLFSMANPRYAALASAAFATVGEWLAALLPAISVPHLVFFLVGLVLTAGALVLVPVHFFLDRESRFGEFVRRQRDRVASFSVRNPNFRAQTFRSLDLRKEYLAALAVFGLVNVLLLVVNIIDINWIWLGFTPSPGFDLTQFVHEGTYVLILSILVAMGIVLWFFRRNLNFYAPGLRALRWGATVWVVQNAVLVVSVGLRNYYYITYTGLAYKRIGVYGFLLLTLFGLGTVLLKIWQRRSAYSLVRLNALAAYALLLLLALGNWEIWMVRYNLSPRFKAVDLGFLLEMPERVLPELAARQSVLNGMTRIVISSPGSYTEVNATPAEAQEAIKARVTGWVRNYPEYHSWQSWTYAEADAYERLKQ from the coding sequence ATGACGTCCTTTTCTGTTTCTGCACCTGCGGCGGCAGCTCCGGTTACGCGCCGGGCGGCCCTGCCGCTTACCAGCCTCCAGAAAGTGCTGCTCCCGCTCGGGGCCGTGCTGTTCGATGTTCTGTTCTGGAACCAGGAAGTGGGGCTGAATCTGAGCGTGTACACGCTGTTCGTGGTTGGGGCTACCCTGGCGGGGCTCCCGCGCCGTGCCGCCGCGTGGCGCTCCGGCTATTTCCGATTGATGCTGGGAGGAACCCTGGTCAGCGTGGGCTGCGTGCTGCTGCTTGGCTCGGGCGCCGCCAAGCTGGCCTGCGTTGCTTCCCTGCTCTTGCTGCTGGGCTACGTAAACCAGCCCCACCTAAAGCTACTAGCGTTTGCCCTGCTCACGAGCCTAACCAGCGCCGCGCGGGTAGTGCCCGGGCTGCTGCCCTACTTGCGCCTGCCCAGCGGGGGCGCAGGACGCTGGAGCCGCACCCGTTTCTACGGGCGGCTGTTGCTCATGCCGCTGGTGGTGCTGGGGGTGTTTCACCTGCTGTTCAGCATGGCCAACCCGCGCTATGCCGCGCTGGCTTCGGCGGCGTTTGCCACGGTAGGGGAGTGGCTGGCGGCCCTGCTACCGGCCATATCGGTGCCCCACCTAGTGTTTTTCCTGGTAGGATTGGTGCTCACGGCGGGCGCGCTGGTACTGGTGCCGGTTCATTTCTTCCTGGATCGGGAGTCGCGCTTCGGGGAGTTTGTGCGACGGCAGCGCGACCGGGTGGCATCTTTTAGCGTGCGCAACCCCAATTTCCGAGCGCAAACTTTCCGCTCCCTTGATTTGCGCAAGGAGTACCTGGCAGCTCTGGCTGTGTTTGGGCTGGTGAATGTCCTGCTGCTGGTCGTTAACATCATTGACATTAACTGGATCTGGCTAGGCTTTACACCTTCGCCCGGCTTCGACCTGACCCAGTTTGTGCACGAGGGTACCTACGTGCTGATCCTGAGTATCTTGGTTGCTATGGGCATTGTGCTGTGGTTTTTCCGGCGCAACCTCAATTTCTACGCCCCCGGCTTGCGGGCCCTGCGCTGGGGCGCTACGGTGTGGGTGGTGCAGAACGCGGTGCTGGTGGTATCGGTGGGGCTGCGCAACTACTATTACATCACCTACACGGGCCTGGCGTATAAGCGCATTGGGGTGTACGGGTTTCTGCTCCTGACCTTGTTTGGGCTAGGCACGGTACTGCTCAAAATCTGGCAGCGCCGCTCGGCTTACTCTCTGGTGCGGCTGAATGCTCTGGCGGCCTACGCCCTGCTCCTGCTGCTGGCCCTGGGCAACTGGGAAATCTGGATGGTACGTTACAACCTGAGTCCGCGCTTCAAGGCCGTAGATCTAGGTTTTCTGCTAGAAATGCCCGAGCGGGTGCTGCCCGAGCTAGCGGCCCGCCAAAGCGTACTCAACGGCATGACCCGCATTGTCATTAGCTCACCCGGCAGCTACACCGAAGTCAATGCTACCCCCGCCGAAGCCCAGGAAGCTATTAAGGCTCGCGTTACGGGCTGGGTCCGCAACTACCCCGAATACCATAGCTGGCAGAGCTGGACCTACGCGGAAGCCGACGCTTACGAGCGGTTAAAACAATAA
- a CDS encoding winged helix-turn-helix domain-containing protein, which translates to MKHLIHTLNKAFDNRVRLGVMAVLMANESVSFNELKDALDLTDGNLASHVAALEKAGYVQVSKQFVGKKPNTTYAASTEGKSAFQEHLVALEKLLRGA; encoded by the coding sequence GTGAAACACCTCATCCACACCCTTAATAAAGCATTCGACAACCGAGTCCGGTTGGGCGTGATGGCCGTGCTGATGGCCAATGAGTCGGTGAGCTTCAATGAGTTGAAAGATGCCCTGGACCTAACCGACGGTAACCTCGCCAGCCACGTAGCGGCGCTTGAAAAGGCGGGTTACGTGCAGGTTAGCAAGCAGTTCGTGGGCAAGAAGCCTAACACGACCTACGCAGCCTCCACAGAAGGCAAAAGTGCCTTTCAGGAACACTTAGTGGCGCTAGAAAAACTGCTGCGCGGGGCGTAG